A single region of the Ictalurus punctatus breed USDA103 chromosome 17, Coco_2.0, whole genome shotgun sequence genome encodes:
- the LOC108277955 gene encoding NADPH oxidase 4 isoform X2, with the protein MRRKRVPSSSSSSMLSLSLSLSLSTPPLQRWDESKPEHDGENTHTHTHTHTGRNRARAVKCSRFGVKHRDTGSARTVDMGLSLKSWVTNEGGKHCVLVVWVGVSVWLFWRTFMLYCNGAQYYYLHNMLGLGLCVSRASASVLNLNCSLVLLPMCRSILTILRGQTQVSSRKVRRLLDKSKTFHVACGVAICVFSVIHVSAHLVNAVNFSVRFSDEFPDLNVAHYRGQDPRVLILTTVPGITGVLLVLILFLMFTASSHSIRVCSYEIFWYTHNLFILFYIILMLHVLGGMLKYQTNVEAHPPGCILANRMPPTNLTAEEEKRAESAKSSPTVCGEEAKFQAHFPQSWLWVSAPLCLYCAERVYRYVRGSIPVTVVSVTRHPCDVIEVCMLKSGFKPRPGQYILLNCPSVSSFENHAFTLTACPTQNKDTFGIHIRVLGDWTKCFSQLLLPEAEYSEVLPMMRQQRYPKLYVDGPFGSPSEEVFHYEVSVCVAGGIGVTPFACILHTLLGRSLCVCVCVYNSDDWCRYKLQRLYFVWVCRELECFYWFAELLCSLYCKLWKENRPDFLNIRLYLTSTHRPQNLTEEKYRPLSSRLLIGRPRWKLLFQEIGKANKHKKVGVFCCGPKSISRELHKLCNSFSSSTTVFEYNKESFS; encoded by the exons ATGCGAAGGAAGCGCGTGccgtcctcttcctcctcctccatgctgtctctctctctctctctctctctctccacaccaCCCCTACAGCGGTGGGACGAGTCCAAACCCGAGCACGAcggagagaacacacacacacacacacacacacacacagggaggaaCAGAGCGCGAGCAGTGAAGTGCAGTCGGTTCGGTGTTAAACACAGAGACACCGGGAGCGCGCGCACTGTGGACATGGGTCTGTCTCTGAAGAGCTGGGTGACAAACGAGGGAGGAAAACACTGCGTGCTg gttgTATGggtaggtgtgagtgtgtggctCTTCTGGAGGACGTTCATGCTGTACTGCAATGGAGCGCAGTATTACTACTTACACAACATGCTGGGG ctagGACTGTGTGTGAGTCGAGCATCAGCATCTGTCCTGAACCTGAACTGCAGCCTCGTCTTGCTGCCTATGTGCAGATCCATCCTCACCATACTGAGGGGACAGACACag GTGAGCAGTAGAAAAGTGCGCAGGTTGCTGGATAAAAGTAAAACCTTCCACGTGGCGTGTGGCGTCGCTATTTGCGTCTTCTCAG TGATTCACGTGAGCGCTCACCTGGTGAATGCTGTCAATTTCTCTGTCCGATTCTCAGACGAGTTTCCTGACCTCAATGTAGCACATTACCGGGGCCag GATCCCCGTGTCCTCATTCTGACCACAG TTCCTGGGATTACAGGTGTCCTATTGGTGCTCATTTTATTCCTGATGTTTACAGCGTCCTCACACAGTATACG AGTGTGCAGCTATGAGATCTTCTGGTACACTCACAATCTTTTTATCCTCTTCTACATCATACTGATGCTGCATGTGCTGGG AGGGATGTTGAAGTACCAGACGAACGTGGAAGCCCACCCGCCAGGCTGCATCTTGGCCAATCGGATGCCTCCAACCAATCTgacagcagaagaagaaaagagggCGGAGTCAGCTAAAAGCTCACCTACAGTGTGTGGCGAAGAGGCCAAGTTTCAAGCTCACTTtccccag tcgtGGTTATGGGTCTCGGCTCCTCTCTGTTTGTACTGCGCAGAGAGAGTGTATCGCTATGTGAGGGGCAGCATCCCTGTTACCGTGGTATCTGTCACAAGGCACCCCTGTGATGTCATTGAGGTGTGCATGCTGAAGAGTGGCTTTAAGCCCCGCCCAGGACAA TACATTTTACTGAACTGCCCAAGTGTGTCATCATTCGAAAATCATGCATTCACTCTGACtgcg TGTCCAACTCAGAACAAAGACACATTTGGGATTCATATTCGAGTGCTTGGGGACTGGACGA AATGTTTTTCGCAGCTGTTGCTGCCTGAAGCAGAATATTCCGAGGTCCTTCCCATGATGCGTCAGCAGAGATACCCCAA GCTGTATGTGGACGGTCCGTTCGGCAGTCCGTCTGAGGAGGTGTTTCATTAcgaagtgagtgtgtgtgtggccggAGGGATCGGTGTTACACCTTTTGCCTGCATCCTACACACTCTGCT AGGccgctctttgtgtgtgtgtgtgtgtgtatacaacaGTGATGACTGGTGTCGCTATAAGCTGCAGAGACTCTACTTCGTGTGGGTCTGTCGAGAGTTGGAGTGTTTCTACTGGTTCGCTGAACTGCTGTGTAGTTTATATTgcaag TTATGGAAGGAGAATCGTCCTGATTTCCTGAATATTCGTCTCTATCTCACTAGTACACACAGGccgcag AACCTCACTGAGGAAAAGTACCGCCCCCTGAGTTCCAGGCTTTTGATTGGGCGACCCAGGTGGAAGCTTCTTTTTCAGGAAATAGGGAAAGCCAATAAGCA TAAGAAAGTGGGCGTGTTCTGCTGTGGCCCGAAAAGTATCTCCAGAGAGTTGCACAAACTTTGTAACTCGTTCTCGTCTTCAACAACCGTCTTCGAGTACAACAAGGAGTCCTTCAGCTAA
- the LOC108277955 gene encoding NADPH oxidase 4 isoform X1, translating into MRRKRVPSSSSSSMLSLSLSLSLSTPPLQRWDESKPEHDGENTHTHTHTHTGRNRARAVKCSRFGVKHRDTGSARTVDMGLSLKSWVTNEGGKHCVLVCVCFQVVWVGVSVWLFWRTFMLYCNGAQYYYLHNMLGLGLCVSRASASVLNLNCSLVLLPMCRSILTILRGQTQVSSRKVRRLLDKSKTFHVACGVAICVFSVIHVSAHLVNAVNFSVRFSDEFPDLNVAHYRGQDPRVLILTTVPGITGVLLVLILFLMFTASSHSIRVCSYEIFWYTHNLFILFYIILMLHVLGGMLKYQTNVEAHPPGCILANRMPPTNLTAEEEKRAESAKSSPTVCGEEAKFQAHFPQSWLWVSAPLCLYCAERVYRYVRGSIPVTVVSVTRHPCDVIEVCMLKSGFKPRPGQYILLNCPSVSSFENHAFTLTACPTQNKDTFGIHIRVLGDWTKCFSQLLLPEAEYSEVLPMMRQQRYPKLYVDGPFGSPSEEVFHYEVSVCVAGGIGVTPFACILHTLLGRSLCVCVCVYNSDDWCRYKLQRLYFVWVCRELECFYWFAELLCSLYCKLWKENRPDFLNIRLYLTSTHRPQNLTEEKYRPLSSRLLIGRPRWKLLFQEIGKANKHKKVGVFCCGPKSISRELHKLCNSFSSSTTVFEYNKESFS; encoded by the exons ATGCGAAGGAAGCGCGTGccgtcctcttcctcctcctccatgctgtctctctctctctctctctctctctccacaccaCCCCTACAGCGGTGGGACGAGTCCAAACCCGAGCACGAcggagagaacacacacacacacacacacacacacacagggaggaaCAGAGCGCGAGCAGTGAAGTGCAGTCGGTTCGGTGTTAAACACAGAGACACCGGGAGCGCGCGCACTGTGGACATGGGTCTGTCTCTGAAGAGCTGGGTGACAAACGAGGGAGGAAAACACTGCGTGCTg gtgtgtgtgtgttttcaggttgTATGggtaggtgtgagtgtgtggctCTTCTGGAGGACGTTCATGCTGTACTGCAATGGAGCGCAGTATTACTACTTACACAACATGCTGGGG ctagGACTGTGTGTGAGTCGAGCATCAGCATCTGTCCTGAACCTGAACTGCAGCCTCGTCTTGCTGCCTATGTGCAGATCCATCCTCACCATACTGAGGGGACAGACACag GTGAGCAGTAGAAAAGTGCGCAGGTTGCTGGATAAAAGTAAAACCTTCCACGTGGCGTGTGGCGTCGCTATTTGCGTCTTCTCAG TGATTCACGTGAGCGCTCACCTGGTGAATGCTGTCAATTTCTCTGTCCGATTCTCAGACGAGTTTCCTGACCTCAATGTAGCACATTACCGGGGCCag GATCCCCGTGTCCTCATTCTGACCACAG TTCCTGGGATTACAGGTGTCCTATTGGTGCTCATTTTATTCCTGATGTTTACAGCGTCCTCACACAGTATACG AGTGTGCAGCTATGAGATCTTCTGGTACACTCACAATCTTTTTATCCTCTTCTACATCATACTGATGCTGCATGTGCTGGG AGGGATGTTGAAGTACCAGACGAACGTGGAAGCCCACCCGCCAGGCTGCATCTTGGCCAATCGGATGCCTCCAACCAATCTgacagcagaagaagaaaagagggCGGAGTCAGCTAAAAGCTCACCTACAGTGTGTGGCGAAGAGGCCAAGTTTCAAGCTCACTTtccccag tcgtGGTTATGGGTCTCGGCTCCTCTCTGTTTGTACTGCGCAGAGAGAGTGTATCGCTATGTGAGGGGCAGCATCCCTGTTACCGTGGTATCTGTCACAAGGCACCCCTGTGATGTCATTGAGGTGTGCATGCTGAAGAGTGGCTTTAAGCCCCGCCCAGGACAA TACATTTTACTGAACTGCCCAAGTGTGTCATCATTCGAAAATCATGCATTCACTCTGACtgcg TGTCCAACTCAGAACAAAGACACATTTGGGATTCATATTCGAGTGCTTGGGGACTGGACGA AATGTTTTTCGCAGCTGTTGCTGCCTGAAGCAGAATATTCCGAGGTCCTTCCCATGATGCGTCAGCAGAGATACCCCAA GCTGTATGTGGACGGTCCGTTCGGCAGTCCGTCTGAGGAGGTGTTTCATTAcgaagtgagtgtgtgtgtggccggAGGGATCGGTGTTACACCTTTTGCCTGCATCCTACACACTCTGCT AGGccgctctttgtgtgtgtgtgtgtgtgtatacaacaGTGATGACTGGTGTCGCTATAAGCTGCAGAGACTCTACTTCGTGTGGGTCTGTCGAGAGTTGGAGTGTTTCTACTGGTTCGCTGAACTGCTGTGTAGTTTATATTgcaag TTATGGAAGGAGAATCGTCCTGATTTCCTGAATATTCGTCTCTATCTCACTAGTACACACAGGccgcag AACCTCACTGAGGAAAAGTACCGCCCCCTGAGTTCCAGGCTTTTGATTGGGCGACCCAGGTGGAAGCTTCTTTTTCAGGAAATAGGGAAAGCCAATAAGCA TAAGAAAGTGGGCGTGTTCTGCTGTGGCCCGAAAAGTATCTCCAGAGAGTTGCACAAACTTTGTAACTCGTTCTCGTCTTCAACAACCGTCTTCGAGTACAACAAGGAGTCCTTCAGCTAA
- the LOC108277955 gene encoding NADPH oxidase 4 isoform X4, whose protein sequence is MLSLSLSLSLSTPPLQRWDESKPEHDGENTHTHTHTHTGRNRARAVKCSRFGVKHRDTGSARTVDMGLSLKSWVTNEGGKHCVLVVWVGVSVWLFWRTFMLYCNGAQYYYLHNMLGLGLCVSRASASVLNLNCSLVLLPMCRSILTILRGQTQVSSRKVRRLLDKSKTFHVACGVAICVFSVIHVSAHLVNAVNFSVRFSDEFPDLNVAHYRGQDPRVLILTTVPGITGVLLVLILFLMFTASSHSIRVCSYEIFWYTHNLFILFYIILMLHVLGGMLKYQTNVEAHPPGCILANRMPPTNLTAEEEKRAESAKSSPTVCGEEAKFQAHFPQSWLWVSAPLCLYCAERVYRYVRGSIPVTVVSVTRHPCDVIEVCMLKSGFKPRPGQYILLNCPSVSSFENHAFTLTACPTQNKDTFGIHIRVLGDWTKCFSQLLLPEAEYSEVLPMMRQQRYPKLYVDGPFGSPSEEVFHYEVSVCVAGGIGVTPFACILHTLLDDWCRYKLQRLYFVWVCRELECFYWFAELLCSLYCKLWKENRPDFLNIRLYLTSTHRPQNLTEEKYRPLSSRLLIGRPRWKLLFQEIGKANKHKKVGVFCCGPKSISRELHKLCNSFSSSTTVFEYNKESFS, encoded by the exons atgctgtctctctctctctctctctctctctccacaccaCCCCTACAGCGGTGGGACGAGTCCAAACCCGAGCACGAcggagagaacacacacacacacacacacacacacacagggaggaaCAGAGCGCGAGCAGTGAAGTGCAGTCGGTTCGGTGTTAAACACAGAGACACCGGGAGCGCGCGCACTGTGGACATGGGTCTGTCTCTGAAGAGCTGGGTGACAAACGAGGGAGGAAAACACTGCGTGCTg gttgTATGggtaggtgtgagtgtgtggctCTTCTGGAGGACGTTCATGCTGTACTGCAATGGAGCGCAGTATTACTACTTACACAACATGCTGGGG ctagGACTGTGTGTGAGTCGAGCATCAGCATCTGTCCTGAACCTGAACTGCAGCCTCGTCTTGCTGCCTATGTGCAGATCCATCCTCACCATACTGAGGGGACAGACACag GTGAGCAGTAGAAAAGTGCGCAGGTTGCTGGATAAAAGTAAAACCTTCCACGTGGCGTGTGGCGTCGCTATTTGCGTCTTCTCAG TGATTCACGTGAGCGCTCACCTGGTGAATGCTGTCAATTTCTCTGTCCGATTCTCAGACGAGTTTCCTGACCTCAATGTAGCACATTACCGGGGCCag GATCCCCGTGTCCTCATTCTGACCACAG TTCCTGGGATTACAGGTGTCCTATTGGTGCTCATTTTATTCCTGATGTTTACAGCGTCCTCACACAGTATACG AGTGTGCAGCTATGAGATCTTCTGGTACACTCACAATCTTTTTATCCTCTTCTACATCATACTGATGCTGCATGTGCTGGG AGGGATGTTGAAGTACCAGACGAACGTGGAAGCCCACCCGCCAGGCTGCATCTTGGCCAATCGGATGCCTCCAACCAATCTgacagcagaagaagaaaagagggCGGAGTCAGCTAAAAGCTCACCTACAGTGTGTGGCGAAGAGGCCAAGTTTCAAGCTCACTTtccccag tcgtGGTTATGGGTCTCGGCTCCTCTCTGTTTGTACTGCGCAGAGAGAGTGTATCGCTATGTGAGGGGCAGCATCCCTGTTACCGTGGTATCTGTCACAAGGCACCCCTGTGATGTCATTGAGGTGTGCATGCTGAAGAGTGGCTTTAAGCCCCGCCCAGGACAA TACATTTTACTGAACTGCCCAAGTGTGTCATCATTCGAAAATCATGCATTCACTCTGACtgcg TGTCCAACTCAGAACAAAGACACATTTGGGATTCATATTCGAGTGCTTGGGGACTGGACGA AATGTTTTTCGCAGCTGTTGCTGCCTGAAGCAGAATATTCCGAGGTCCTTCCCATGATGCGTCAGCAGAGATACCCCAA GCTGTATGTGGACGGTCCGTTCGGCAGTCCGTCTGAGGAGGTGTTTCATTAcgaagtgagtgtgtgtgtggccggAGGGATCGGTGTTACACCTTTTGCCTGCATCCTACACACTCTGCT TGATGACTGGTGTCGCTATAAGCTGCAGAGACTCTACTTCGTGTGGGTCTGTCGAGAGTTGGAGTGTTTCTACTGGTTCGCTGAACTGCTGTGTAGTTTATATTgcaag TTATGGAAGGAGAATCGTCCTGATTTCCTGAATATTCGTCTCTATCTCACTAGTACACACAGGccgcag AACCTCACTGAGGAAAAGTACCGCCCCCTGAGTTCCAGGCTTTTGATTGGGCGACCCAGGTGGAAGCTTCTTTTTCAGGAAATAGGGAAAGCCAATAAGCA TAAGAAAGTGGGCGTGTTCTGCTGTGGCCCGAAAAGTATCTCCAGAGAGTTGCACAAACTTTGTAACTCGTTCTCGTCTTCAACAACCGTCTTCGAGTACAACAAGGAGTCCTTCAGCTAA
- the LOC108277955 gene encoding NADPH oxidase 4 isoform X3, producing MLSLSLSLSLSTPPLQRWDESKPEHDGENTHTHTHTHTGRNRARAVKCSRFGVKHRDTGSARTVDMGLSLKSWVTNEGGKHCVLVCVCFQVVWVGVSVWLFWRTFMLYCNGAQYYYLHNMLGLGLCVSRASASVLNLNCSLVLLPMCRSILTILRGQTQVSSRKVRRLLDKSKTFHVACGVAICVFSVIHVSAHLVNAVNFSVRFSDEFPDLNVAHYRGQDPRVLILTTVPGITGVLLVLILFLMFTASSHSIRVCSYEIFWYTHNLFILFYIILMLHVLGGMLKYQTNVEAHPPGCILANRMPPTNLTAEEEKRAESAKSSPTVCGEEAKFQAHFPQSWLWVSAPLCLYCAERVYRYVRGSIPVTVVSVTRHPCDVIEVCMLKSGFKPRPGQYILLNCPSVSSFENHAFTLTACPTQNKDTFGIHIRVLGDWTKCFSQLLLPEAEYSEVLPMMRQQRYPKLYVDGPFGSPSEEVFHYEVSVCVAGGIGVTPFACILHTLLDDWCRYKLQRLYFVWVCRELECFYWFAELLCSLYCKLWKENRPDFLNIRLYLTSTHRPQNLTEEKYRPLSSRLLIGRPRWKLLFQEIGKANKHKKVGVFCCGPKSISRELHKLCNSFSSSTTVFEYNKESFS from the exons atgctgtctctctctctctctctctctctctccacaccaCCCCTACAGCGGTGGGACGAGTCCAAACCCGAGCACGAcggagagaacacacacacacacacacacacacacacagggaggaaCAGAGCGCGAGCAGTGAAGTGCAGTCGGTTCGGTGTTAAACACAGAGACACCGGGAGCGCGCGCACTGTGGACATGGGTCTGTCTCTGAAGAGCTGGGTGACAAACGAGGGAGGAAAACACTGCGTGCTg gtgtgtgtgtgttttcaggttgTATGggtaggtgtgagtgtgtggctCTTCTGGAGGACGTTCATGCTGTACTGCAATGGAGCGCAGTATTACTACTTACACAACATGCTGGGG ctagGACTGTGTGTGAGTCGAGCATCAGCATCTGTCCTGAACCTGAACTGCAGCCTCGTCTTGCTGCCTATGTGCAGATCCATCCTCACCATACTGAGGGGACAGACACag GTGAGCAGTAGAAAAGTGCGCAGGTTGCTGGATAAAAGTAAAACCTTCCACGTGGCGTGTGGCGTCGCTATTTGCGTCTTCTCAG TGATTCACGTGAGCGCTCACCTGGTGAATGCTGTCAATTTCTCTGTCCGATTCTCAGACGAGTTTCCTGACCTCAATGTAGCACATTACCGGGGCCag GATCCCCGTGTCCTCATTCTGACCACAG TTCCTGGGATTACAGGTGTCCTATTGGTGCTCATTTTATTCCTGATGTTTACAGCGTCCTCACACAGTATACG AGTGTGCAGCTATGAGATCTTCTGGTACACTCACAATCTTTTTATCCTCTTCTACATCATACTGATGCTGCATGTGCTGGG AGGGATGTTGAAGTACCAGACGAACGTGGAAGCCCACCCGCCAGGCTGCATCTTGGCCAATCGGATGCCTCCAACCAATCTgacagcagaagaagaaaagagggCGGAGTCAGCTAAAAGCTCACCTACAGTGTGTGGCGAAGAGGCCAAGTTTCAAGCTCACTTtccccag tcgtGGTTATGGGTCTCGGCTCCTCTCTGTTTGTACTGCGCAGAGAGAGTGTATCGCTATGTGAGGGGCAGCATCCCTGTTACCGTGGTATCTGTCACAAGGCACCCCTGTGATGTCATTGAGGTGTGCATGCTGAAGAGTGGCTTTAAGCCCCGCCCAGGACAA TACATTTTACTGAACTGCCCAAGTGTGTCATCATTCGAAAATCATGCATTCACTCTGACtgcg TGTCCAACTCAGAACAAAGACACATTTGGGATTCATATTCGAGTGCTTGGGGACTGGACGA AATGTTTTTCGCAGCTGTTGCTGCCTGAAGCAGAATATTCCGAGGTCCTTCCCATGATGCGTCAGCAGAGATACCCCAA GCTGTATGTGGACGGTCCGTTCGGCAGTCCGTCTGAGGAGGTGTTTCATTAcgaagtgagtgtgtgtgtggccggAGGGATCGGTGTTACACCTTTTGCCTGCATCCTACACACTCTGCT TGATGACTGGTGTCGCTATAAGCTGCAGAGACTCTACTTCGTGTGGGTCTGTCGAGAGTTGGAGTGTTTCTACTGGTTCGCTGAACTGCTGTGTAGTTTATATTgcaag TTATGGAAGGAGAATCGTCCTGATTTCCTGAATATTCGTCTCTATCTCACTAGTACACACAGGccgcag AACCTCACTGAGGAAAAGTACCGCCCCCTGAGTTCCAGGCTTTTGATTGGGCGACCCAGGTGGAAGCTTCTTTTTCAGGAAATAGGGAAAGCCAATAAGCA TAAGAAAGTGGGCGTGTTCTGCTGTGGCCCGAAAAGTATCTCCAGAGAGTTGCACAAACTTTGTAACTCGTTCTCGTCTTCAACAACCGTCTTCGAGTACAACAAGGAGTCCTTCAGCTAA
- the LOC108277955 gene encoding NADPH oxidase 4 isoform X6, with protein MGRCECVALLEDVHAVLQWSAVLLLTQHAGGLCVSRASASVLNLNCSLVLLPMCRSILTILRGQTQVSSRKVRRLLDKSKTFHVACGVAICVFSVIHVSAHLVNAVNFSVRFSDEFPDLNVAHYRGQDPRVLILTTVPGITGVLLVLILFLMFTASSHSIRVCSYEIFWYTHNLFILFYIILMLHVLGGMLKYQTNVEAHPPGCILANRMPPTNLTAEEEKRAESAKSSPTVCGEEAKFQAHFPQSWLWVSAPLCLYCAERVYRYVRGSIPVTVVSVTRHPCDVIEVCMLKSGFKPRPGQYILLNCPSVSSFENHAFTLTACPTQNKDTFGIHIRVLGDWTKCFSQLLLPEAEYSEVLPMMRQQRYPKLYVDGPFGSPSEEVFHYEVSVCVAGGIGVTPFACILHTLLGRSLCVCVCVYNSDDWCRYKLQRLYFVWVCRELECFYWFAELLCSLYCKLWKENRPDFLNIRLYLTSTHRPQNLTEEKYRPLSSRLLIGRPRWKLLFQEIGKANKHKKVGVFCCGPKSISRELHKLCNSFSSSTTVFEYNKESFS; from the exons ATGggtaggtgtgagtgtgtggctCTTCTGGAGGACGTTCATGCTGTACTGCAATGGAGCGCAGTATTACTACTTACACAACATGCTGGGG GACTGTGTGTGAGTCGAGCATCAGCATCTGTCCTGAACCTGAACTGCAGCCTCGTCTTGCTGCCTATGTGCAGATCCATCCTCACCATACTGAGGGGACAGACACag GTGAGCAGTAGAAAAGTGCGCAGGTTGCTGGATAAAAGTAAAACCTTCCACGTGGCGTGTGGCGTCGCTATTTGCGTCTTCTCAG TGATTCACGTGAGCGCTCACCTGGTGAATGCTGTCAATTTCTCTGTCCGATTCTCAGACGAGTTTCCTGACCTCAATGTAGCACATTACCGGGGCCag GATCCCCGTGTCCTCATTCTGACCACAG TTCCTGGGATTACAGGTGTCCTATTGGTGCTCATTTTATTCCTGATGTTTACAGCGTCCTCACACAGTATACG AGTGTGCAGCTATGAGATCTTCTGGTACACTCACAATCTTTTTATCCTCTTCTACATCATACTGATGCTGCATGTGCTGGG AGGGATGTTGAAGTACCAGACGAACGTGGAAGCCCACCCGCCAGGCTGCATCTTGGCCAATCGGATGCCTCCAACCAATCTgacagcagaagaagaaaagagggCGGAGTCAGCTAAAAGCTCACCTACAGTGTGTGGCGAAGAGGCCAAGTTTCAAGCTCACTTtccccag tcgtGGTTATGGGTCTCGGCTCCTCTCTGTTTGTACTGCGCAGAGAGAGTGTATCGCTATGTGAGGGGCAGCATCCCTGTTACCGTGGTATCTGTCACAAGGCACCCCTGTGATGTCATTGAGGTGTGCATGCTGAAGAGTGGCTTTAAGCCCCGCCCAGGACAA TACATTTTACTGAACTGCCCAAGTGTGTCATCATTCGAAAATCATGCATTCACTCTGACtgcg TGTCCAACTCAGAACAAAGACACATTTGGGATTCATATTCGAGTGCTTGGGGACTGGACGA AATGTTTTTCGCAGCTGTTGCTGCCTGAAGCAGAATATTCCGAGGTCCTTCCCATGATGCGTCAGCAGAGATACCCCAA GCTGTATGTGGACGGTCCGTTCGGCAGTCCGTCTGAGGAGGTGTTTCATTAcgaagtgagtgtgtgtgtggccggAGGGATCGGTGTTACACCTTTTGCCTGCATCCTACACACTCTGCT AGGccgctctttgtgtgtgtgtgtgtgtgtatacaacaGTGATGACTGGTGTCGCTATAAGCTGCAGAGACTCTACTTCGTGTGGGTCTGTCGAGAGTTGGAGTGTTTCTACTGGTTCGCTGAACTGCTGTGTAGTTTATATTgcaag TTATGGAAGGAGAATCGTCCTGATTTCCTGAATATTCGTCTCTATCTCACTAGTACACACAGGccgcag AACCTCACTGAGGAAAAGTACCGCCCCCTGAGTTCCAGGCTTTTGATTGGGCGACCCAGGTGGAAGCTTCTTTTTCAGGAAATAGGGAAAGCCAATAAGCA TAAGAAAGTGGGCGTGTTCTGCTGTGGCCCGAAAAGTATCTCCAGAGAGTTGCACAAACTTTGTAACTCGTTCTCGTCTTCAACAACCGTCTTCGAGTACAACAAGGAGTCCTTCAGCTAA